A part of Miscanthus floridulus cultivar M001 chromosome 6, ASM1932011v1, whole genome shotgun sequence genomic DNA contains:
- the LOC136460341 gene encoding uncharacterized protein encodes MAIPNYTYLYFKMLGPNDVITVGSIFSHTYTCDHEHYELAMAVINSTELLEIGNPSTLVVLDCNELSSSSAFHSTKEPKVVRIDPTDLTKTMQIRTKLPSK; translated from the coding sequence atggcgatccccaactacacctacctatattttaagatgctaggaccaaacgacgtcatcactgtgggtagcatcTTTTCGCACACCTacacgtgcgaccacgagcattacgagctcgccatggccgtcatcaactccaccgagctccTGGAGATCGGGAATCCATCGACTctagtagtcctagactgcaatGAGCTATCCTCCTCGAGTGCCTTCCACTCGACGAAGGAACCCAAGGTGGTGAGGATCGACCCCACCGATCTGACCAAGACGATGCAGATCAGGACTAAGCTCCCGTCCAAATAG
- the LOC136457833 gene encoding protein NEGATIVE REGULATOR OF RESISTANCE-like: MPAPPRALCLARRETMDATTATAKRKRPDTDITGDAAAAAPVAVDEASDAEVEEFYAILRRIRDASRRLCGAGARPAAPRAPAWRPSFSWEDFAAPLAPPQPRPDEPVPAPAAAAPSPRADLDLNAEPEPEAPSARVPA; the protein is encoded by the coding sequence ATGCCCGCTCCTCCCCGCGCACTCTGCTTAGCACGCCGTGAGACCATGGACGCGACCACGGCCACCGCCAAGCGCAAGCGCCCCGACACCGACATCACCGGagacgccgccgcagccgcccccGTCGCCGTCGACGAGGCCTCCGACGCCGAGGTCGAGGAGTTCTACGCCATCCTCCGACGCATACGCGACGCCTCCCGCCGGCTGTGCGGCGCCGGCGCCCGGCCTGCTGCCCCGCGCGCACCGGCGTGGCGGCCCAGCTTCTCCTGGGAGGACTTCGCCGCCCCGCTGGCGCCGCCACAGCCGCGGCCCGACGAGCCCGTCCCCGCCCCCGCTGCTGCTGCCCCGTCGCCGCGTGCCGACCTCGACCTGAACGCGGAGCCGGAGCCAGAGGCACCCTCGGCGCGCGTCCCGGCGTAG